A window from Hymenobacter volaticus encodes these proteins:
- a CDS encoding LacI family DNA-binding transcriptional regulator: protein MSSKVKKRTLIHDIARHLDVSIATVSLVLNGKAKQSRISDALAQRVLAYVEEVGYKPNHLAKSLRTGKTHVIGLVVEDISNPFFATVAWLIEKQAFERGYRIIYCSTDNDTSKAKELISMFQDRHVDGYIIVPSEGLEEQISTILHENIPVVLFDRYLPELPTNYIVVDGAKGMYEATQHLLDQGFSNIAFVTTDSKQTQMEARLEGYVQALQEHNRPQRIKRVDTTHSENILAEIHSFIRENRDCDAIIFSTNYLSIYGLEVITQQKLRIPEDLAVVSYDDHDLFRLYTPAITVIAQPIENIAKNVIDILLNELKHQTDRQTTAHQTVVLPTSLIVRQSSVRSEVQLPESTK from the coding sequence ATGAGCAGTAAGGTGAAGAAGCGGACATTGATCCACGATATTGCCCGCCACCTAGATGTGTCCATCGCAACCGTGTCGTTAGTGCTTAACGGCAAAGCCAAGCAGAGCCGTATTAGCGACGCGCTGGCGCAACGGGTGCTAGCTTACGTTGAGGAAGTAGGCTACAAGCCCAATCATTTGGCCAAGAGCTTGCGCACAGGCAAAACGCACGTAATTGGCTTGGTAGTGGAAGATATTTCCAACCCCTTTTTCGCAACTGTTGCGTGGCTGATTGAGAAGCAAGCTTTCGAGCGGGGCTACCGAATTATTTATTGCAGTACAGATAACGATACAAGCAAGGCCAAGGAGCTGATTTCCATGTTCCAAGATCGGCATGTTGATGGGTATATTATTGTGCCGTCTGAGGGTCTTGAGGAGCAAATCAGCACGATTCTGCACGAGAATATTCCGGTTGTGCTCTTCGACCGGTATCTGCCCGAACTACCTACCAATTACATTGTGGTAGATGGAGCCAAAGGCATGTATGAAGCCACGCAACACTTGCTCGACCAAGGCTTCAGCAACATCGCCTTCGTCACGACCGACTCCAAACAGACGCAGATGGAAGCGCGCTTGGAAGGATACGTGCAGGCCTTGCAAGAACACAACCGCCCACAACGCATAAAACGGGTTGACACCACACACTCCGAGAATATTCTGGCAGAAATCCACAGCTTCATCCGCGAAAACCGAGACTGTGACGCCATTATCTTCTCTACCAACTACCTGAGCATCTACGGGCTCGAAGTTATTACACAGCAGAAGCTTCGGATTCCTGAAGACCTCGCCGTTGTCTCCTACGATGACCACGACTTATTTCGCCTCTATACGCCGGCCATCACCGTTATTGCCCAGCCGATAGAAAACATTGCCAAAAATGTCATTGACATTCTCTTGAACGAACTCAAGCACCAGACCGACAGGCAGACGACTGCGCATCAAACTGTCGTGCTACCAACCTCTTTGATTGTTCGGCAATCATCTGTTCGTAGCGAAGTTCAGCTACCCGAATCCACTAAATAG
- a CDS encoding Rho termination factor N-terminal domain-containing protein, with product MYTIEELKDRLLSDLKEIAEELNVGNFKKLSKQDLIYKILDQQAVIPADKLPLKLSPAAAKHVRNCPSLMWR from the coding sequence ATGTACACTATTGAAGAGTTGAAGGACCGGCTGCTTTCCGACCTAAAGGAAATTGCAGAAGAACTCAACGTCGGTAATTTTAAAAAGCTCAGCAAGCAGGATCTCATCTATAAGATTCTCGATCAGCAAGCCGTTATTCCCGCCGATAAGCTCCCCCTAAAATTAAGCCCAGCGGCGGCAAAGCACGTCCGGAATTGCCCTTCTCTGATGTGGCGGTAG
- a CDS encoding UbiA family prenyltransferase, which yields MSYRRALLLLRIPFSVYLMPVYWFGLSALRQPLSVSRAVGVFVVLHLLAYPASNGYNSYYDRDEGSIGGLKQPPKVSEELLHLVYLFDALAIIGAVLLSPLFGLLVTVYLLVSKAYSYEGIRLKKYPLLSTVVVVVFQGAFTFLMTQVGVGATETVLLEKTNLMLAAVSSLFLCGSYPLTQVYQHQEDARRGDRTLSLLLGIRGTFKFAAVGLLAGAALLAYTLWLRNEPRHLLIFLVATGPVVALFGQWAYAVWRNPAAADFEHTMRMNQVSSLCMSLAFALMLWW from the coding sequence ATGTCTTACCGTCGCGCGCTATTGCTGCTGCGCATCCCCTTTTCTGTTTACTTGATGCCGGTGTACTGGTTCGGACTTAGCGCCCTGCGCCAACCCCTAAGCGTGAGCCGAGCGGTAGGCGTGTTCGTGGTACTGCACTTGTTGGCGTATCCGGCTTCCAATGGCTACAACTCCTACTACGACCGGGACGAAGGCAGCATTGGGGGTCTCAAGCAGCCTCCCAAAGTATCGGAAGAATTGCTGCACCTAGTGTATCTGTTCGATGCCTTAGCCATAATTGGCGCAGTGTTGCTAAGCCCGCTGTTTGGCTTACTAGTGACGGTGTATCTGTTGGTATCGAAGGCGTACAGCTACGAGGGCATCCGGCTCAAAAAATACCCGTTGCTGAGTACAGTTGTAGTGGTGGTGTTTCAGGGTGCTTTCACGTTTTTGATGACTCAAGTTGGCGTAGGCGCTACTGAAACTGTTCTTCTTGAAAAAACAAACCTGATGCTGGCTGCTGTTAGCAGCCTGTTTTTGTGTGGGTCCTATCCGCTCACGCAGGTATACCAGCATCAAGAGGATGCGCGCCGCGGCGACCGAACCTTGAGCTTGCTACTTGGTATCCGAGGCACGTTTAAGTTTGCTGCCGTTGGGTTGTTAGCGGGCGCGGCTCTGCTAGCGTACACGCTCTGGCTGCGCAACGAGCCCCGCCATCTATTGATTTTTCTGGTAGCTACGGGTCCTGTGGTGGCCTTGTTCGGGCAATGGGCTTATGCGGTCTGGCGTAATCCCGCGGCAGCCGACTTCGAGCACACGATGCGCATGAACCAGGTGTCATCGTTGTGTATGAGCTTGGCATTTGCGCTAATGTTGTGGTGGTAA
- a CDS encoding winged helix-turn-helix domain-containing protein, with the protein MKHLIHTLNKAFDHRVRLGVMAVLMANDGVSFTELKEALDLTDGNLASHVSALEKAGYVQVAKQFVGKKPNTTYTASSEGKQAFQDHLAALEKLLRG; encoded by the coding sequence TTGAAACACCTAATTCATACGCTCAATAAAGCATTTGACCACCGCGTGCGGCTGGGCGTAATGGCCGTGCTCATGGCCAACGACGGCGTAAGCTTTACGGAACTAAAAGAAGCACTCGACCTAACCGATGGCAACCTAGCCAGCCATGTATCGGCGCTGGAAAAGGCGGGCTATGTGCAAGTAGCCAAGCAATTTGTAGGCAAGAAGCCTAATACCACCTATACCGCATCTTCGGAAGGAAAACAGGCTTTTCAAGACCACCTAGCAGCTTTAGAAAAACTCCTGCGCGGATAA
- a CDS encoding UBP-type zinc finger domain-containing protein, producing the protein MAICTHLATLETLIPAAEYACPECIALGDTWVHLRVCQECGHVGCCDQSKNKHATKHFRATQHPVIISAEPGEQWAWCYVDDQMAEY; encoded by the coding sequence ATGGCTATTTGCACTCATTTAGCAACTCTTGAAACTCTCATTCCCGCCGCGGAATACGCTTGTCCTGAATGCATAGCCCTCGGCGACACCTGGGTGCACTTGCGGGTATGCCAGGAGTGCGGCCACGTCGGCTGCTGCGACCAATCCAAGAACAAGCATGCCACCAAGCATTTCCGTGCCACGCAACACCCTGTCATCATTTCCGCCGAACCCGGCGAGCAGTGGGCTTGGTGTTATGTGGACGATCAGATGGCGGAGTACTAG
- a CDS encoding DsbA family protein has translation MLQPTAADRPELLYIFDPLCGWCYGMSPVLQRIQREFADQVDLSVLCGGMIIGEQVEPIGKAWSYISGSLQQVENVTGVVFGEAFRALGEEGSYVQDSEPPSWAINAFRQLNQSQTANFAHAVQYAHFHDGADLNEPQIYVPLAIANGVDGAEFLRRLALPETATATRQEFAAVSKIGVQGFPTVILRVGSQGYVLTRGYQPYEVFADSLRQALEQAQS, from the coding sequence ATGCTACAACCAACCGCTGCCGACCGGCCTGAATTGCTTTACATCTTCGATCCACTTTGTGGCTGGTGCTACGGCATGAGCCCCGTGCTACAGCGGATACAGCGAGAGTTTGCCGACCAAGTAGACCTATCAGTGCTCTGTGGTGGTATGATAATAGGTGAGCAGGTGGAGCCGATTGGCAAGGCCTGGAGTTACATCAGTGGCTCGTTGCAGCAAGTGGAAAATGTAACGGGAGTGGTATTTGGGGAAGCTTTCCGCGCCCTAGGGGAGGAGGGAAGCTATGTGCAGGATTCCGAGCCGCCAAGTTGGGCCATCAATGCGTTTCGGCAGCTCAATCAATCCCAAACAGCCAACTTCGCGCACGCCGTACAGTACGCACATTTTCACGACGGAGCTGACCTAAACGAGCCCCAAATCTATGTGCCATTGGCAATAGCCAATGGCGTAGATGGCGCGGAGTTTTTGCGTCGGCTGGCGCTGCCTGAAACAGCAACGGCTACTCGGCAAGAATTTGCGGCGGTATCTAAAATTGGAGTTCAGGGTTTTCCAACCGTGATTTTACGGGTAGGCAGCCAAGGCTATGTACTAACTCGCGGCTATCAGCCCTACGAGGTGTTTGCTGACTCTTTGCGGCAAGCTCTGGAGCAGGCTCAGTCGTAA
- a CDS encoding class I SAM-dependent methyltransferase, which translates to MKIRLQLFEFEDLPWFPRVIRAGMMDYLRFMISLLGTYQPIVPQLRDAMAKASTSDLLELGAGAGGGTEGVLRRLHAIGLPTARITLTDLYPQPAAWQLLAARTPGLTYEASPVDATAVPATLTGFRTIFSAFHHFPPSLAEAILADAVQQKAGIGVFEGAGKHWLEILLAWTVLPVAQLLFTPFMRPFRLSRLFFTYLVPLIPLFTIWDGTVSILRMYPPAQLLALAHRADPQRTFEWQAGKVRHWWGPEVTYLIGVPRSK; encoded by the coding sequence GTGAAAATTCGCCTCCAGCTATTCGAGTTTGAAGACCTGCCTTGGTTTCCGCGCGTCATTCGGGCGGGCATGATGGACTATCTGCGCTTCATGATTTCGCTGCTTGGCACCTACCAACCCATTGTGCCGCAGTTGCGTGATGCCATGGCAAAAGCCAGCACGTCGGACCTACTGGAGTTAGGTGCTGGGGCTGGCGGCGGCACCGAAGGGGTGTTACGTCGCCTGCACGCAATCGGCTTGCCCACGGCCCGTATCACCCTTACCGACTTGTACCCGCAACCAGCCGCCTGGCAGCTACTTGCGGCGCGCACTCCTGGCCTCACATACGAAGCCTCTCCCGTCGATGCCACGGCCGTTCCGGCAACTCTCACCGGGTTTCGCACCATCTTCTCGGCTTTTCATCATTTTCCACCCTCTCTAGCCGAAGCCATACTTGCTGATGCTGTTCAGCAAAAAGCTGGCATTGGCGTGTTTGAAGGGGCCGGCAAACACTGGCTGGAAATTCTTCTGGCTTGGACAGTGCTACCCGTAGCGCAATTGCTATTCACTCCTTTCATGCGACCGTTCCGCCTGAGCCGGCTGTTTTTCACGTACCTGGTTCCGCTCATTCCGCTCTTTACGATTTGGGATGGCACCGTTTCTATTCTGCGCATGTACCCGCCAGCACAGCTGCTAGCCTTGGCCCACCGCGCCGATCCGCAGAGAACCTTTGAGTGGCAGGCTGGCAAAGTGCGGCATTGGTGGGGGCCCGAGGTAACCTACTTGATTGGGGTTCCGCGTTCTAAGTAG
- a CDS encoding glycosyltransferase family 9 protein: MKILILRFSSIGDIVLTTPVIRAVKQQVPGAIVHFCTKPAHRSFIEPNPYIDKVHYLTGSLKELVAELKKEQFNFVVDLHHNLRTTMLKAMLGVKSASFDKLNLRKWLLVQFKISTMPRVHIVDRYLAAAAQLGVKNDGKGLDYFIPAADEVDLTTLPAGFQRGYVAFAIGAQHATKRLPVERIIELCGQLRCPVVLLGGPEDESNGHIVELAFEKQAATSPPAPARIPDSPYYFPGASAASLQTTIYNACGRYSLNQSASLVRQAQFVVSHDTGLMHIAAAFRKEIFSVWGNTVPEFGMYPYRTEFRVLEVRGLPCRPCSKIGYEKCPQGHFRCMRDIKFDLDLPQTQDGR; encoded by the coding sequence ATGAAAATTCTGATTCTGCGCTTTTCTTCTATCGGTGACATTGTGCTGACAACGCCCGTTATCCGGGCTGTGAAACAGCAGGTACCGGGAGCAATAGTGCATTTCTGTACCAAACCTGCCCACCGAAGCTTCATCGAGCCCAATCCCTACATCGACAAGGTGCATTACCTCACGGGCTCGTTGAAGGAGCTAGTGGCTGAATTGAAAAAGGAACAGTTCAATTTCGTTGTTGACTTGCATCACAACCTACGCACTACCATGCTGAAGGCTATGTTGGGGGTGAAGTCGGCTAGCTTCGATAAGCTCAACCTGCGAAAGTGGCTGCTCGTGCAGTTCAAAATCAGCACTATGCCCCGCGTCCACATCGTGGACCGGTATTTGGCAGCTGCGGCGCAGCTAGGAGTGAAAAACGACGGCAAAGGGCTCGACTATTTCATTCCGGCAGCCGATGAAGTTGATTTGACAACGTTGCCTGCTGGCTTCCAGCGGGGGTATGTCGCATTTGCCATTGGGGCGCAGCATGCCACCAAGCGTCTACCTGTGGAGCGCATCATAGAGCTATGCGGTCAGTTGCGGTGCCCAGTAGTGTTGCTTGGTGGCCCCGAAGATGAAAGCAACGGTCATATCGTGGAGCTGGCTTTCGAAAAGCAGGCAGCCACCTCACCACCCGCCCCTGCGCGCATTCCAGATAGTCCCTACTACTTCCCTGGTGCTTCTGCTGCGTCGCTGCAAACTACTATTTACAACGCCTGCGGCCGGTATTCCCTCAACCAATCGGCTTCTTTGGTGCGGCAGGCGCAGTTTGTGGTCAGCCATGATACGGGGCTAATGCATATTGCGGCAGCCTTCCGCAAGGAGATATTCAGTGTGTGGGGCAACACCGTACCTGAGTTCGGTATGTATCCGTATCGCACCGAGTTTCGAGTGCTGGAAGTGCGAGGCTTGCCGTGCCGGCCATGCTCTAAAATCGGCTACGAAAAGTGCCCACAAGGGCACTTCCGTTGCATGCGCGACATCAAATTTGATTTGGATCTGCCTCAAACGCAAGACGGGCGGTAA
- a CDS encoding DUF4153 domain-containing protein, which yields MDTSLPLPSAQLGASPMPRLTLTTLQKVALPVGAIVFDMLFWRERAALNMLLYTLFVVAAVLLALPRHAPQWRSNYFRLTLLGTLLSAVMVAWYGSGAAQLACVASLAVWLGYVNQPHLKLVSNALLTALSSAFQVIPRLTSLVHLPNNMGSRMGRTWFYGRLLGVPILALAVFHILFVIANPVYSELVSQALDKVGEWLAALFEDISILHILFFLMGLALTGAALVLIPVHYFIDQESRLGEFIERQRDRVASFAVRRPDFRPQHFRALDLRKEYLIALSMLSLVNALLLVVNIIDINWIWFGFKPTTNFNLTQFVHEGTYVLILSILVAMGIVLWFFRRNLNFYQKGLPVLRWLATVWVLQNVVLAVSVGLRNYYYILYTGLAYKRIGVYGFLLLTLFGLVTVLLKIWQRRSTYSLVRLNALAAYALMVGLACGNWEIWIARYNLRPELQVLDYGFLLDMPDRVLPVLAASQDVLPKRQLVHETYDGTWTKLEPTAATQQLQQRLREFKALQAARNWPSYTYADWQAYEEVTK from the coding sequence ATGGACACCTCTTTGCCTTTACCAAGCGCCCAACTCGGGGCTTCCCCGATGCCGCGTCTGACCCTCACAACTTTGCAAAAAGTGGCGTTGCCTGTCGGGGCCATTGTATTTGATATGCTATTCTGGCGTGAGCGAGCCGCCCTCAACATGCTCCTTTACACGCTGTTTGTCGTAGCCGCAGTACTACTCGCTCTGCCACGGCACGCACCCCAATGGCGCTCCAACTATTTCCGACTGACCCTGCTCGGGACGTTGTTGAGTGCGGTAATGGTGGCTTGGTATGGGTCAGGGGCGGCCCAGTTGGCGTGTGTGGCTTCGTTGGCGGTTTGGCTTGGCTACGTCAACCAGCCCCACCTGAAACTGGTAAGTAACGCTTTGCTCACCGCGCTTAGCAGTGCCTTCCAGGTGATACCAAGGCTGACTAGCTTGGTGCACCTGCCCAACAACATGGGTAGCCGAATGGGACGCACTTGGTTCTACGGTCGTTTGCTCGGCGTGCCGATCTTGGCCCTAGCGGTATTTCACATCTTGTTTGTAATAGCTAACCCCGTGTACAGCGAGCTGGTCAGCCAAGCGCTAGATAAGGTAGGGGAGTGGCTGGCTGCTTTGTTCGAGGACATTTCTATTCTGCACATTTTGTTTTTCCTCATGGGGCTTGCTCTGACCGGAGCCGCGTTGGTGCTAATACCTGTGCATTACTTCATCGACCAAGAGTCGCGCCTAGGAGAGTTTATTGAGCGGCAGCGTGACCGGGTTGCCTCCTTCGCTGTGCGCCGCCCTGACTTTCGCCCCCAGCATTTCCGGGCCCTCGACTTGCGCAAGGAGTATCTCATTGCTCTGAGCATGTTGAGTTTGGTGAATGCGTTGCTGTTGGTTGTCAACATCATCGACATCAACTGGATTTGGTTTGGCTTCAAGCCAACTACCAACTTCAACCTCACGCAGTTTGTGCACGAGGGTACCTACGTGCTGATTCTGAGTATTCTGGTGGCTATGGGCATTGTGTTGTGGTTTTTCCGCCGCAACCTGAATTTCTACCAAAAGGGGCTTCCGGTGTTGCGTTGGTTGGCCACGGTGTGGGTGCTGCAAAACGTGGTGCTAGCCGTATCGGTGGGACTGCGCAACTACTACTACATTCTGTATACGGGCTTGGCTTATAAGCGCATTGGGGTGTATGGCTTCCTGCTCCTGACGTTGTTTGGCCTGGTTACGGTGCTGCTCAAAATTTGGCAGCGTCGTTCTACTTACTCCTTGGTGCGTCTCAATGCGCTGGCTGCTTACGCGCTTATGGTTGGGCTTGCCTGTGGCAATTGGGAAATCTGGATTGCCCGCTACAATCTGCGTCCTGAATTGCAGGTGCTCGACTACGGTTTCCTGCTCGACATGCCCGACCGGGTGCTCCCCGTACTAGCGGCCAGCCAAGATGTGCTGCCAAAGCGCCAGTTGGTGCACGAAACCTACGACGGCACCTGGACCAAACTTGAACCCACTGCCGCCACCCAACAACTACAGCAGCGGCTCCGGGAATTCAAGGCGCTGCAAGCGGCCCGCAACTGGCCTAGTTACACCTACGCCGACTGGCAGGCTTATGAAGAGGTGACGAAATAA
- a CDS encoding OsmC family protein: MTDTPDKSVLVKVGQEALLADVQAGRHTWFIDEPVAVGGQDLGPTPYDLLLSALGACTAITLRLYATQKKWPLEAIEVRLRHQRVHRQDCDKCEMPGEMLEEVQKELRLIGPLTEEQRQRLELISQKCPVQKTLMSGLRIVTNLLPANQPLVN; encoded by the coding sequence ATGACAGATACACCCGATAAGTCAGTGCTAGTGAAAGTTGGTCAAGAGGCGTTGCTGGCCGATGTGCAGGCCGGACGCCATACCTGGTTCATTGATGAGCCCGTCGCAGTTGGCGGCCAGGACCTTGGCCCTACGCCCTACGACCTGCTGCTTTCGGCACTAGGCGCCTGCACGGCCATCACGCTGCGCCTTTACGCCACCCAGAAAAAGTGGCCTCTCGAAGCCATTGAAGTGCGTTTGCGCCATCAGCGCGTCCACCGTCAAGACTGCGACAAGTGCGAAATGCCCGGCGAGATGCTGGAAGAAGTGCAGAAAGAGCTGCGCCTGATTGGTCCGCTTACCGAAGAGCAGCGCCAGCGGCTAGAACTTATTTCGCAAAAGTGTCCGGTACAGAAAACCTTGATGAGCGGTCTGCGCATCGTCACGAATCTACTACCTGCCAACCAACCACTTGTTAACTAA
- a CDS encoding ROK family protein: MREYITATPVPLTKQQALAALSEHTASHFDQHQNLWGLDLGGTKIEGVILRSASEPEVLFRDRVPTEASQGYEHMLGQVHLLVERMEQAAGYRPCKIGIGTPGTMIPKSGLMKNCNTTALNGRPLKADLEKLLNQRVFIANDANCFALSETRLGVVKERFPEARVVFGIILGTGVGGGLIVNGQVIEGFHGIAGEWGHNYLGETTDKTCFCGKTGCIESILAGPALERFYTEKSGEKLALKEIMQRATAGTDPAAVQTLDRLTHYFGLALSAVVNILDPEVIVIGGGVGNIPELYTTGVANIAQYIIDHHFAAPVVKPMLGDSAGVFGAAYLVA, translated from the coding sequence ATGAGAGAGTACATTACAGCAACCCCGGTGCCACTTACCAAGCAACAGGCCCTAGCTGCACTGAGTGAGCATACAGCAAGCCACTTCGACCAACACCAAAACCTATGGGGATTAGACCTAGGTGGAACAAAGATTGAAGGAGTGATTTTGCGGTCAGCATCAGAACCGGAGGTGTTATTCCGGGACCGGGTGCCTACTGAAGCTAGCCAAGGCTATGAGCACATGCTCGGGCAAGTGCACCTACTGGTCGAGCGCATGGAACAAGCGGCAGGTTACCGACCCTGCAAGATCGGCATCGGCACTCCGGGAACCATGATTCCGAAGTCGGGGCTGATGAAGAACTGTAATACGACGGCCCTAAACGGGCGCCCCTTGAAAGCGGATTTAGAAAAGCTATTGAACCAGCGAGTGTTCATTGCCAACGATGCTAACTGCTTTGCTTTGTCTGAAACCCGCTTAGGCGTAGTGAAAGAACGGTTTCCCGAGGCGCGGGTGGTATTTGGCATCATCCTGGGCACTGGCGTCGGGGGCGGGCTCATTGTAAATGGGCAAGTAATCGAAGGCTTCCACGGCATTGCCGGCGAATGGGGCCACAACTACTTAGGGGAAACAACAGACAAAACTTGCTTTTGCGGCAAAACGGGTTGTATCGAAAGCATATTGGCTGGTCCGGCCCTGGAGCGTTTCTACACTGAAAAGAGTGGCGAGAAGCTGGCGCTAAAGGAGATCATGCAGCGCGCTACCGCAGGCACTGACCCAGCCGCCGTGCAAACTCTAGACCGCCTAACGCATTACTTTGGCTTAGCGCTAAGCGCCGTAGTCAACATACTTGACCCGGAGGTAATTGTGATTGGGGGCGGGGTAGGCAACATCCCAGAACTCTATACCACTGGTGTAGCCAACATCGCGCAATACATCATCGATCATCATTTTGCAGCTCCCGTCGTGAAACCTATGCTAGGTGACAGCGCCGGCGTATTTGGTGCCGCGTATTTGGTTGCATAA
- the serS gene encoding serine--tRNA ligase — MLQVSVLREHPEQVLAGLAKKHYKTAEADVQAILSLDQRRKDLQTAHDAAQAEANELARQIGGLMKAGDKAGAEALKVRTAELKQQTKSHADELAQVGIALQQTLYKLPNLPHSSVPEGRSAQDNEVVRQVGEIPQLPATAQAHWDLIKKHDIIDFELGNKITGAGFPVYKKQGARLQRALINFFLDEARAAGYDEVQPPILVNEASGYGTGQLPDKEGQMYHDERDNLYLIPTAEVPITNLYRDEIVAVDKLPVRNVGYTPCFRREAGSWGADVRGLNRLHQFDKVEIVQIALPDQSYTILEEMVAHIEGLLQKLGLPYRVLRLCGGDMGFTSALTYDLEVWSAAQGRWLEVSSASNFETYQANRLKLRYRPEEGGKTQLLHTLNGSALALPRIVAALLENNQLEDGSIHLPEVLHSYCGFSKIG; from the coding sequence ATGCTGCAAGTTTCCGTTCTCAGAGAGCACCCCGAACAGGTGCTGGCCGGCTTGGCCAAGAAACATTACAAAACGGCGGAAGCTGACGTCCAAGCGATACTCAGCCTCGACCAGCGCCGCAAAGACCTGCAAACTGCTCACGACGCGGCGCAGGCAGAAGCCAACGAATTGGCCCGTCAGATTGGCGGTTTGATGAAAGCTGGCGATAAAGCCGGTGCAGAAGCCTTGAAAGTGCGCACCGCTGAACTCAAGCAACAAACTAAATCTCACGCCGACGAGCTGGCGCAAGTTGGAATTGCGTTGCAGCAAACCCTTTATAAACTTCCCAATCTGCCCCACAGCAGTGTGCCCGAGGGCCGCTCTGCCCAAGACAATGAAGTGGTACGGCAGGTAGGCGAAATACCCCAATTACCCGCTACAGCCCAAGCACATTGGGACCTAATCAAGAAGCACGACATTATTGATTTCGAGCTTGGCAACAAGATTACGGGAGCTGGCTTTCCGGTCTACAAAAAGCAGGGAGCCCGCCTGCAGCGCGCCCTCATCAACTTTTTCTTGGATGAAGCCCGCGCTGCTGGCTACGATGAAGTGCAGCCCCCGATTTTGGTGAACGAGGCCTCAGGCTACGGCACCGGCCAATTACCCGACAAGGAAGGCCAGATGTACCACGATGAGCGTGACAACCTCTACCTGATTCCGACGGCCGAAGTACCCATCACCAATCTCTACCGTGATGAAATCGTGGCCGTAGACAAGTTGCCAGTACGGAATGTCGGCTACACTCCCTGCTTCCGCCGCGAGGCCGGCTCGTGGGGTGCCGATGTGCGCGGCCTTAACCGCTTGCACCAGTTCGACAAGGTGGAAATCGTGCAGATTGCCTTGCCCGACCAGAGCTACACTATCCTCGAAGAAATGGTGGCTCACATCGAAGGCTTACTGCAGAAGCTAGGTCTCCCCTACCGCGTGTTGCGCCTTTGCGGCGGCGACATGGGCTTCACCTCGGCCCTCACCTACGATTTGGAAGTATGGAGCGCCGCTCAGGGCCGGTGGCTGGAAGTGAGTTCGGCTAGCAACTTCGAAACCTACCAAGCTAACCGCCTCAAGCTGCGCTATCGACCCGAAGAAGGCGGCAAAACCCAACTTCTACACACGCTCAACGGCTCGGCTCTGGCCTTGCCTCGCATCGTGGCGGCGTTGCTGGAAAACAACCAACTGGAAGATGGCAGTATTCATCTGCCGGAAGTACTGCACTCTTACTGCGGATTCAGCAAGATTGGTTGA